The following proteins come from a genomic window of Methanosarcina sp. MTP4:
- a CDS encoding radical SAM protein: MDKFEGGNITTIIYETRGKAREYCELAANLYRGCSHGCTYCYAPSATFKKRENFVKPCVRKDVIKKFENDAIYLEKIGETRPVLLSFTTDPYQPLDIIEKLTRQAIEILHKHNLKVKILTKGGKRSERDFDLLAERPELSEYGATLVFTDEELRSEIEPFAASTKERIECLKKAHELGIPTFVSLEPVWTAEQTLELIDSTYKFVDSFKVGKLNYNKQQKNVDWKQFKCDVIVKLKKYNKNYYIKEDLMKF; encoded by the coding sequence ATGGATAAGTTTGAAGGTGGAAATATCACTACTATAATATATGAAACTCGAGGAAAGGCTAGAGAATACTGTGAACTAGCAGCCAATTTATACCGTGGATGTAGTCATGGTTGCACCTATTGTTATGCTCCATCTGCAACATTCAAAAAAAGAGAGAATTTTGTTAAACCTTGTGTAAGGAAAGACGTTATCAAAAAGTTTGAAAATGATGCTATTTATCTAGAAAAAATAGGGGAAACAAGGCCAGTATTGCTTTCTTTTACGACAGATCCTTACCAACCCTTAGATATAATAGAGAAATTAACGCGCCAAGCAATTGAAATTTTGCACAAACACAACCTCAAAGTTAAGATCCTTACAAAGGGAGGTAAACGGTCTGAAAGGGATTTTGATTTACTCGCTGAAAGACCTGAATTAAGTGAATATGGCGCTACATTAGTTTTCACAGACGAAGAACTCCGATCTGAAATTGAGCCATTTGCGGCAAGTACAAAGGAAAGGATAGAATGTTTGAAAAAAGCCCATGAACTAGGCATTCCTACATTTGTTTCATTAGAGCCGGTCTGGACCGCTGAGCAGACATTAGAATTAATTGATTCGACTTACAAGTTTGTAGATTCTTTTAAAGTTGGGAAGTTGAACTACAACAAACAGCAAAAAAATGTAGACTGGAAACAATTCAAATGCGATGTCATTGTCAAACTTAAGAAATACAATAAGAACTATTATATTAAAGAAGATTTAATGAAATTTTGA
- a CDS encoding dihydrofolate reductase family protein — MGKFVRQLKETTEEDIWLVGGSQIIKVFLEEDLAKDFIIFVIPVILRGGIPLFDRIGK, encoded by the coding sequence ATCGGGAAATTTGTGCGCCAACTCAAGGAAACCACGGAAGAGGACATCTGGCTCGTCGGCGGCTCACAGATCATCAAGGTTTTTCTTGAGGAGGACCTCGCGAAGGATTTTATTATTTTTGTGATTCCGGTCATTCTGAGAGGCGGGATTCCACTGTTTGATAGGATAGGGAAGTAG
- a CDS encoding dihydrofolate reductase family protein → MPRIKLYIACSLDGYIARSDGSIDWLPEPGQNSDTDYGYSEFYASIGTVLMGRKTYEQVLGFGVPWPYGDKKTYVFTRQPEKEATLPREKNVEFVSGNIGKFVRQLKENTEEEIWLVGGSQIIKVFLEQDLVQDLIIFVIPVILGGGIPLFDRVGKEIRLRLVGTERYDGGVVRVEYEVVE, encoded by the coding sequence ATGCCCCGAATAAAGCTCTACATCGCCTGCAGCCTCGACGGCTACATAGCCCGCTCCGACGGAAGCATAGACTGGCTCCCCGAACCCGGGCAAAACTCCGATACCGACTACGGCTATTCCGAATTCTACGCCTCAATCGGCACGGTCCTCATGGGCAGGAAGACCTACGAACAGGTCCTAGGCTTTGGGGTCCCCTGGCCTTATGGGGACAAAAAGACCTACGTATTCACCCGCCAACCCGAAAAAGAAGCTACCCTCCCCCGTGAAAAGAACGTCGAGTTCGTCTCCGGGAACATCGGGAAATTCGTGCGCCAGCTAAAGGAAAATACGGAGGAGGAGATCTGGCTCGTCGGCGGCTCACAGATCATCAAGGTCTTTCTTGAGCAGGACCTTGTTCAGGATTTGATTATTTTCGTGATTCCGGTAATTCTGGGGGGCGGGATTCCGCTGTTTGATCGGGTTGGGAAGGAGATAAGGTTGAGGTTGGTGGGGACGGAAAGGTATGATGGTGGGGTGGTGAGGGTGGAGTATGAGGTGGTGGAGTGA
- a CDS encoding three-Cys-motif partner protein TcmP has protein sequence MPLNDDELDKWIYKKHTEIKHEILSKYLGTWIRILGSRYKAVNYFDCFAGRGEYAEGEKGSPIIALDTAKIVKEDFSYLDKINCYFVEKNKNNYENLVKKIADNMEEHKDDYEGMISTQIINDEFINIAPDFTQISSSTPSFFFIDPFGWSGIPFKAIKDILKVKRTEVFLNFMVRDMNRFLTNSNHKISIDDFFGIENVEEIIKNRDSEWAGEYALLELYKKQLLEDAKVNYVLSYKVCADETSQTTYYLIHATNHPMGCEVMKNIMYKAGTEGRFGYLGPQNGQMNLMRYSDSSEFQNYLFEKFGGRKLSYQQIRYETLTETKFIQKDYKEALLELERKGKVIITGKGTRGGFKDKKAIINFICSS, from the coding sequence ATGCCATTAAATGATGACGAGCTAGATAAGTGGATTTATAAGAAACACACTGAAATAAAGCATGAAATACTGAGCAAATATCTTGGCACTTGGATAAGAATACTGGGCTCAAGATATAAAGCCGTGAATTATTTTGATTGTTTTGCTGGTAGAGGAGAATATGCAGAAGGAGAAAAAGGATCTCCGATCATAGCATTAGATACGGCCAAAATTGTTAAAGAAGATTTTTCTTACTTAGACAAGATTAACTGCTATTTTGTTGAAAAGAATAAGAACAACTATGAAAACCTTGTTAAAAAAATAGCAGATAATATGGAAGAACATAAAGATGATTACGAAGGAATGATCAGTACACAAATAATTAACGATGAATTTATTAATATTGCACCAGATTTCACACAAATAAGTTCCTCAACACCCTCTTTTTTCTTTATCGATCCATTTGGATGGAGTGGAATCCCATTTAAAGCGATAAAAGATATTCTCAAAGTAAAGAGAACTGAAGTTTTCCTGAATTTTATGGTAAGGGACATGAACAGATTTTTGACAAATTCGAACCACAAGATAAGTATAGACGATTTTTTTGGAATCGAGAATGTAGAAGAGATCATAAAAAATCGGGATTCTGAGTGGGCCGGAGAATACGCATTACTCGAATTATATAAAAAACAACTCTTGGAAGATGCAAAAGTAAACTATGTTCTCTCTTACAAAGTATGTGCAGACGAAACATCGCAAACTACATACTACCTGATCCATGCAACAAATCACCCCATGGGGTGTGAAGTTATGAAAAATATAATGTACAAAGCAGGCACTGAGGGCAGATTCGGTTACTTAGGACCTCAAAATGGACAAATGAATTTAATGAGATATTCAGATTCATCAGAATTTCAAAATTATTTATTCGAAAAGTTTGGTGGAAGAAAACTTTCTTATCAACAAATAAGATATGAAACGCTCACTGAAACCAAATTTATTCAAAAAGATTACAAAGAGGCTTTATTGGAGTTGGAAAGAAAAGGAAAAGTAATAATCACAGGAAAAGGTACTAGAGGAGGATTTAAAGATAAAAAAGCAATTATTAATTTCATATGCTCAAGTTAG